A genomic window from Yarrowia lipolytica chromosome 1D, complete sequence includes:
- a CDS encoding uncharacterized protein (Compare to YALI0D17028g, similar to Saccharomyces cerevisiae ALG6 (YOR002W); ancestral locus Anc_6.22, similar to uniprot|Q12001 Saccharomyces cerevisiae YOR002w ALG6 glucosyltransferase), with amino-acid sequence MNSPIFTTEATEFSHANFHPRTRREQTRPHNTTMPPRKRDKKSASPSPQPPSPKGKKRLKKKLPSSSDSPTRTSPLWDSPLGFFLSPFRPTTTQWGARYMYVSFALIIRAAVALGPYSGFQQPPMHGDFEAQRHWMEITTALPISKWYFYDLQWWGLDYPPLTAYHSWLCGVIGKYVNPEWFELDASRGCDAYGLKTFMRLTVLLSELLIYIPPVISFAKWTGKQYGYFPTDLSISAAAIIFQPALILVDHGHFQYNSVMLGLALLAFVNLNHQKYVVASFFFVASLCFKQMALYYSPVIFAFLLGLCVFPKINLRRFISIGVTVIVSFGVFFLPLILGGGMDQVKQCLIRVFPFGRGLWEDKVANFWCAGNTFFKFKLRYTSEQLQMYSLTLTLAAILPVMLIVFFNPKRKLIPWAFAACSWAFYLFSFQVHEKSVLVPLLPSTLLLATLDGNVISLVTWINNVAVFSMWPLLRRENLQLQYFVVLFLWNWLLGNFEPSRLWTATLPKSIFWRLVVIGFYVGMVALQVAEYLYPKVDRFPDLWVVGNVLLCAPCFALFWLYTLWNLWDKRGERA; translated from the coding sequence ATGAACTCTCCTATTTTCACTACCGAGGCAACAGAGTTCTCTCACGCCAACTTCCACCCAAGAACACGCCGTGAACAAACACGtccacacaacaccacaatGCCGCCCAGAAAACGCGACAAAAAGTCGGCGTCACCATCGCCACAACCGCCGTCgcccaagggcaagaagcggctcaaaaaaaagctgccgtcgtcgtcagaTTCGCCCACCCGAACGTCGCCTCTATGGGACTCGCCGTTGGGCTTCTTTCTGAGCCCCTTTCGACCCACAACCACCCAATGGGGCGCCCGATACATGTACGTGTCATTTGCGCTCATCATCCGGGCCGCGGTGGCTCTGGGACCCTACTCGGGtttccagcagcctccCATGCATGGTGATTTCGAGGCCCAGAGACACTGGATGGAAATCACCACCGCCCTGCCAATCAGCAAGTGGTACTTTTACGACCTGCAATGGTGGGGGCTGGACTACCCTCCTCTGACAGCCTACCATTCGTGGCTGTGTGGAGTCATTGGCAAGTACGTGAACCCGGAGTGGTTTGAATTGGACGCCTCCAGAGGATGTGACGCTTACGGACTCAAGACGTTCATGCGACTCACAGTTCTGCTTTCCGAGCTACTCATTTATATCCCGCCTGTCATTTCATTCGCAAAATGGACCGGCAAGCAGTACGGATACTTCCCCACCGATCTGTCCATTTCAGCCGCTGCCATCATCTTCCAGCCTGCCCTGATTCTTGTGGATCACGGACATTTCCAGTACAACTCTGTGATGCTGGGTCTGGCGCTTCTGGCGTTTGTCAACCTGAACCACCAGAAGTACGTTGTtgcgtccttcttctttgtcGCCTCGCTGTGCTTCAAACAGATGGCTCTCTACTACTCGCCTGTCATTTTTGCCTTCCTGCTGGGACTCTGCGTGTTCCCCAAAATCAACCTCCGACGATTCATTTCCATCGGAGTCACTGTCATTGTGTCCTTTGgcgtcttcttcctgcCTCTCATTCTTGGTGGAGGCATGGATCAGGTCAAACAATGTCTCATTCGAGTCTTCCCCTTTGGACGAGGACTGTGGGAAGACAAAGTCGCCAACTTTTGGTGTGCCGGAAACACATTCTTCAAGTTCAAGCTGAGGTACACCTCTGAGCAGCTACAGATGTATtctctgactctgactctggcTGCTATTTTGCCCGTCATGCTCAttgtcttcttcaaccCCAAGCGAAAGCTCATTCCTTGGGCGTTTGCTGCCTGCTCGTGGGCTTTCTACCTCTTTTCTTTCCAGGTCCACGAGAAATCTGTGCTGGTCCCCCTTTTGCCCTCCACTCTGCTGTTGGCTACCCTGGATGGTAATGTCATCTCTCTGGTGACGTGGATCAACAACGTGgccgtcttctccatgtgGCCCCTGCTGCGACGAGAAAACCttcagctacagtactttgTGGTGCTGTTCCTGTGGAACTGGCTGCTGGGCAACTTTGAGCCCTCCCGGTTGTGGACTGCGACCCTGCCCAAGTCCATTTTCTGGCGACTGGTGGTCATCGGCTTCTACGTCGGCATGGTTGCTCTGCAGGTCGCCGAGTACCTGTACCCCAAGGTGGACAGATTCCCAGACCTGTGGGTGGTCGGCAACGTGCTGCTTTGTGCTCCGTGCTTTGCCCTCTTCTGGCTCTACACCCTGTGGAACTTGTGGGATAAAAGAGGTGAGCGAGCGTGA
- a CDS encoding uncharacterized protein (Compare to YALI0D17072g, similar to uniprot|Q06549 Saccharomyces cerevisiae YLR245c CDD1 cytidine deaminase, similar to Saccharomyces cerevisiae CDD1 (YLR245C); ancestral locus Anc_8.391), with product MSITKSELENLRDKSLSARDFSYSPYSKFRVGAVLLTESGEWIQGANVENASYGGAICAERVAITRAIMEGHKKFKAIGVASDLSVVCSPCGICRQFIREWSTDIPIYLFTKDGKYTMQTIKELLPLSFGPEHLDTEKVEAETETLLEV from the exons ATGTCAATCACCAAATCCGAACTCGAAAACCTGCGGGACAAGTCGCTCAGCGCACGTGACTTCTCTTACTCGCCCTACTCAAAGTTCCGAGTCGGAGCTGTGCTGCTGACCGAGTCTGGAGAATGGATCCAGGGCGCCAATGTGGAGAACGCCAGTTACGGAGGTGCTATTTGCGCCGAAAGAGTGGCCATCACCAGGGCTATT atggaGGGACACAAGAAGTTCAAGGCTATTGGAGTGGCTTCGGACCTTTCTGTGGTCTGCTCCCCATGCGGTATTTGTCGACAGTT CATCAGAGAATGGTCTACCGACATTCCCATCTATCTCTTCACCAAG GACGGAAAGTACACGATGCAaaccatcaaggagctgctgccTCTGAGCTTTGGCCCCGAGCATCTCGATACTGAAAAGGTCGAAGCCGAAACCGAGACGCTATTGGAGGTCTAG
- a CDS encoding uncharacterized protein (Compare to YALI0D17116g, highly similar to uniprot|Q12460 Saccharomyces cerevisiae YLR197w SIK1 involved in pre-rRNA processing, similar to Saccharomyces cerevisiae SIK1 (YLR197W); ancestral locus Anc_7.354) gives MSDQIDYVLFEEASGYALFKVLLQPENIGARVKEVQESCTDFNKFSKLVKLVSFAPFKGAAHALENANDISEGICNDHLKSLLELNLPEGSKKKKIVLGISDKNLGQSIKEALPNVECVSNEAVHDLQRGIRLFGDRFLEQLDSGDLERAQLGLGHAYSRAKVKFSVNKNDNHIIQAIALLDQLDKDINTFSMRVKEWYGWHFPELAKLVNDNYNFAKLALYIKDKSELSEDSLHDIAAIVNDDAGLAQQIIDASKISMGQDISEADMDNVTTFAERVVNITDYRRKLYGYLSEKMNTIAPNLSELIGEVVGARLISHAGSLTNLSKYPASTVQILGAEKALFRALKTKGNTPKYGLIYHSSFIGKAGLKNKGRISRFLANKCSIASRIDNYSDVPTSIFGKALKQQVEERLTFYDTGVAPTKNVDAMKNAMDEVLANMGDVEVDEDSDVEMDDDSDKKEKKEKKDKKEKKEKKDKSEKKDKKDKKEKKDKKRKSLGGDETPKKKKSKKD, from the coding sequence GACCAAATCGACTACGTACTTTTCGAGGAGGCCTCTGGCTACGCTCTGTTCAaggtgctgctgcagcCCGAGAACATTGGCGCCCGAGTCAAGGAGGTCCAGGAGTCTTGTACCGACTTCAACAAGTTTTCCAAGCTTGTCAAGCTGGTGTCTTTTGCCCCCTTCAAGGGTGCTGCCCATGCTCTGGAGAACGCCAACGATATTTCCGAGGGTATCTGCAACGACCACCTCAAGTCCCTGCTCGAGCTCAACTTGCCTGAGGGatccaagaagaagaagattgtgCTTGGTATCAGTGACAAGAACCTGGGCCAGAGCATAAAGGAGGCTCTCCCCAACGTCGAGTGTGTCTCCAACGAGGCCGTCCACGATCTCCAGCGAGGAATCCGTTTGTTTGGCGACCGGTTCCTGGAGCAGCTTGACTCTGGCGATCTTGAGCGAGCTCAGCTTGGTCTGGGCCACGCCTACTCCCGAGCCAAGGTCAAGTTCTCCgtcaacaagaacgacaaCCACATCATCCAGGCCATTGCGCTGCTGGACCAGCTGGACAAGGATATCAACACCTTCTCCATGCGAGTCAAGGAGTGGTATGGCTGGCACTTCCCCGAGCTCGCCAAGCTCGTCAACGACAACTACAACTTTGCCAAGCTCGCTCTCTacatcaaggacaagtcCGAGCTGTCCGAGGACTCCCTGCACGACATTGCTGCCATCGTGAACGACGATGCTGGTCTTGCCCAGCAGATTATCGACGCTTCCAAGATCTCCATGGGCCAGGACATCTCCGAGGCTGACATGGACAACGTTACCACCTTCGCCGAGCGAGTTGTCAACATCACCGACTACCGACGAAAGCTCTACGGCTACCTGTCCGAGAAGATGAACACCATTGCTCCCAACCTGTCCGAGCTTATTGGTGAGGTTGTTGGTGCCCGACTCATCTCTCACGCCGGTTCTCTTACCAACCTGTCCAAGTACCCTGCCTCTACTGTCCAGATTCTCGGTGCCGAGAAGGCTCTGTTCCGAGCTCTTAAGACCAAGGGAAACACCCCTAAATACGGTCTGATCTACCACTCTTCTTTCATCGGCAAGGCCggtctcaagaacaagggcCGAATCTCCCGATTCCTCGCCAACAAGTGTTCCATTGCATCTCGAATCGACAACTACTCCGATGTGCCCACTTCCATCTTCGGAAAGGCCCTCAAGCAGCAGGTCGAGGAGCGACTCACCTTCTACGATACCGGAGTTGCCCCCACCAAGAACGTCGATGCCATGAAGAACGCCATGGACGAGGTTCTGGCCAACATGGGCGACGTTGAGGTCGATGAGGACTCTGACGTTGAGATGGATGACGAttccgacaagaaggagaagaaggaaaagaaggacaagaaggaaaagaaggaaaagaaggacaagtctgagaagaaggacaagaaggacaagaaggaaaagaaggacaagaagcgaaagagCTTGGGCGGTGATGAGACTCctaagaagaagaagtcaaAGAAGGATTAA
- a CDS encoding uncharacterized protein (Compare to YALI0D17050g, similar to uniprot|Q9C452 Penicillium paxilli Geranylgeranyl pyrophosphate synthase BTS1 homologue, similar to Saccharomyces cerevisiae BTS1 (YPL069C); ancestral locus Anc_8.536), translating into MDYNSADFKEIWGKAADTALLGPYNYLANNRGHNIREHLIAAFGAVIKVDKSDLETISHITKILHNSSLLVDDVEDNSMLRRGLPAAHCLFGVPQTINSANYMYFVALQEVLKLKSYDAVSIFTEEMINLHRGQGMDLYWRETLTCPSEDEYLEMVVHKTGGLFRLALRLMLSVASKQEDHEKINFDLTHLTDTLGVIYQILDDYLNLQSTELTENKGFCEDISEGKFSFPLIHSIRTNPDNHEILNILKQRTSDASLKKYAVDYMRTETKSFDYCLKRIQAMSLKASSYIDDLAAAGHDVSKLRAILHYFVSTSDCEERKYFEDAQ; encoded by the coding sequence ATGGATTATAACAGCGCGGATTTCAAGGAGATATGGGGCAAGGCCGCCGACACCGCGCTGCTGGGACCGTACAACTACCTCGCCAACAACCGGGGCCACAACATCAGAGAACACTTGATCGCAGCGTTCGGAGCGGTTATCAAGGTGGACAAGAGCGATCTCGAGACCATTTCGCACATCACCAAGATTTTGCATAACTCGTCGCTGCTTGTTGATGACGTGGAAGACAACTCGATGCTCCGACGAGGCCTGCCGGCAGCCCATTGTCTGTTTGGAGTCCCCCAAACCATCAACTCCGCCAACTACATGTACTTTGTGGCTCTGCAGGAGGtgctcaagctcaagtcTTATGATGCCGTCTCCATTTTCACCGAGGAAATGATCAACTTGCATAGAGGTCAGGGTATGGATCTCTACTGGAGAGAAACACTCACTTGCCCCTCGGAAGACGAGTatctggagatggtggtgcACAAGACCGGTGGACTGTTTCGGCTGGCTCTGAGACTTATGCTGTCGGTGGCATCGAAACAGGAGGACCATGAAAAGATCAACTTTGATCTCACACACCTTACCGACACACTGGGAGTCATTTACCAGATTCTGGATGATTACCTCAACCTGCAGTCCACGGAATTGACCGAGAACAAGGGATTCTGCGAAGATATCAGCGAAGGAAAGTTTTCGTTTCCGCTGATTCACAGCATACGCACCAACCCGGATAACcacgagattctcaacaTTCTCAAACAGCGAACAAGCGACGCTTCACTCAAAAAGTACGCCGTGGACTACATGAGAACAGAAACCAAGAGTTTCGACTACTGCCTCAAGAGGATACAGGCCATGTCACTCAAGGCAAGTTCGTACATTGATGATCTAGCAGCAGCTGGCCACGATGTCTCCAAGCTACGAGCCATTTTGCATTATTTTGTGTCCACCTCTGACTGTGAGGAGAGAAAGTACTTTGAGGATGCGCAGTGA
- a CDS encoding uncharacterized protein (Compare to YALI0D17094g, weakly similar to Q6BIW6 Debaryomyces hansenii DEHA1G03729g, unknown function), translating into MQLKPWLQVNSPRHIIEEGHEEGFEDGQEASPYTKSVLFANSLTHPTSPQTLLVSTAKLFPVVEALFTQKSKPINLGEIVGEIQLKKNAQSAENRRKFTTDFLEEEDEEDELEDVTKELITSHKVILSPVQYGDVVLVEIKQDELLLAHGFAQQLVDLIKPCQALILAPGNTIADVHVHQLDVGKSNLVPLASTPLLQSPNFISGLGAAVLTRCQQSQVPATALVVQNVGTQSFERYQSDTFEDLTGILAGVFGLDAAKALKELRADDGVAGLYL; encoded by the exons ATGCAA CTCAAACCATGGCTCCAAGTCAACTCTCCCCGACACATTATCGAGGAGggacatgaagaaggatTTGAAGACGGCCAGGAAGCGTCGCCCTACACGAAATCCGTGCTCTTCGCCAACTCTCTCACTCATCCAACCTCGCCACAGACTCTTCTCGTGTCCACAGCAAAACTCTTTCCTGTAGTGGAAGCTCTTTTCACTCAGAAATCGAAACCCATCAATCTCGGCGAGATTGTCGGCGAGATTCAGCTCAAAAAGAATGCCCAGAGCGCAGAAAACAGACGCAAGTTTACCACCGACtttttggaggaggaagacgaggaggacgagctggaggatgtCACTAAAGAGCTGATCACCTCCCACAAGGTAATCCTATCGCCAGTTCAGTATGGAGATGTGGTTCTAGTGGAAATCAAGCAGgatgagcttcttctggcacATGGGTTTGCTCAACAGTTGGTTGATCTAATCAAACCCTGCCAAGCGCTCATTCTTGCACCTGGTAACACCATTGCTGACGTTCATGTGCACCAGCTGGATGTGGGTAAGTCGAATCTCGTCCCCCTGGCTTCCACACCTCTGCTGCAGTCTCCAAACTTCATATCTGGACTAGGAGCCGCCGTTCTCACCCGATGTCAGCAGTCACAGGTGCCTGCCACAGCACTAGTGGTCCAGAATGTGGGCACTCAGTCGTTCGAGCGATACCAGAGTGACACGTTCGAGGACCTGACTGGAATTCTCGCCGGAGTTTTCGGGCTCGACGCAGCAAAGGCGTTGAAGGAGTTGAGAGCAGATGATGGCGTTGCTGGACTGTACCTGTAG
- a CDS encoding uncharacterized protein (Compare to YALI0D17086g, similar to Saccharomyces cerevisiae YKE2 (YLR200W); ancestral locus Anc_7.352, similar to uniprot|P52553 Saccharomyces cerevisiae YLR200w YKE2 Gim complex component), translated as MEDQKKFEQLSGEFEVVQQSMQKHIESRQKLEAQLQENLIVEDEFKSVKDNAKVYKLTGPVLVPQSIDEAKSNVEKRLEFIRGQISTVEEEVASLQKQAEDKRDQLLALRAKLQAPPS; from the exons ATGGAAGACCAGAAAAAGTTTGAGCAGCTCTCCGGCGAGTTTGAGGTTGTCCAGCAAT CCATGCAAAAACACATTGAGTCCCGGCAAAAGCTCGAGGCCCAACTACAGGAAAACCTCATTGTTGAGGATGAGTTCAAGTCCGTCAAGGACAACGCCAAGGTCTACAAGCTGACCGGCCCCGTGCTGGTGCCCCAGTCTATCGACGAAGCCAAGAGCAACGTGGAGAAGCGACTGGAGTTCATCCGCGGCCAGATCTCCaccgtggaggaggaggttgcaaGTTTGCAAAAGCAGGCTGAGGACAAGAGAGATCAG ctCCTGGCCCTGCGAGCCAAGCTCCAGGCTCCCCCGTCATAG